The Amblyomma americanum isolate KBUSLIRL-KWMA chromosome 11, ASM5285725v1, whole genome shotgun sequence genome includes the window GATCTACACCATCCTGCTGCGGCAGATCGCTCCCGTAGGATCGGGCGTCACTGTCGAGGCGATGCGCGAACCGGACCTTCTGCAACGTGCCGAGGTCATGCTCCAGCAGGCAGACAAGATAAACTGCCGATCATTCCTGAGCCCGCAGGACGTCGTCGACGGCGTCTACAAGCTGAATGTAGCCTTCGTGGCCAACCTGTTCAACAACCACCCGGCGCTTGACGTCCCTGAGGACGGCAACGCCCTGGAAGGCCTGGAGGGTCTGGAGGAGACCCGCGAGGAAAAGACGTACCGCAACTGGATGAACTCAATGGGCGTTAGCCCATACGTGAACTGGCTGTACAGTGACCTGGCCGATGGCCTCATCATCTTCCAGTTGTTTGATGTGATCAAGCCAGGCTTGGTGAACTGGACCCGCGTGCACCGCATCTTCAGTCGGCTGAAAGGCTTCATGGAGCGCCTAGAGAACTGCAACTACGCCGTCGAGCTGGGTCGCAAGCAGGGATTTTCGCTCGTGGGTGTGGCTGGCCAGGACCTGCTCGAGGGCAACGCGACGCTGACCCTGGCGCTCGTCTGGCAGCTGATGCGCGCCTACACTCTTTCGGTGCTGACACAACTGGCTGGCACTGGTCATCCCATTGTGGAGCAGGAGATTGTCCAGTGGGCAAACGGAAAGGTCCGTACACTCGTTGGATGGGTGTGCCAACTCATGTAACAATCACTGCACCTACCAATGTGTGGGAAAGCCACCAGTCTTTCTTTCAATAGACCAGAATGGATTTTCTCTCTTGAATTTGCACTGACCCTATGAGGCACGTTATAGTGCTGAAGTGTGGGTTAATTTTCACCACCTTGGTTTTTCTGAAGGGACAGTCGACTCATTTTGGAGGACCCTTTTTATATTATATGACTGAGTAGCCTAATTTCTGCTCATATGGAAATTTCTGGAGTTGTTGCGTTGAAAAAGCCGTGGAATCGTTTTGTGCAATGGCTCACCGGCTAGGGTGGaaacttgggcaagttggtatctGTGATCCATGGCATGAGAGGTAGCGCGAAACAAAGACGGCGGACAAAGAATCTTGTCATTAGTATTTCTAGTTCCTCGGGCGTCCTTTTCAATGTCTCCCAAGATCCACGTGCGCCCGTGTCCCTCATTGTGGCCTCCGTTCCTTGTGCATCCACTCCTCTTAGCGACTGCGGTATATGTTCCTTGTCCGTCGTCTTGGTTTTGCGCTACCCCTCATGCCACGGCTCGGCGGCTAGGGCGCTCAGCTCTGGTATTAAATACCAACCGCGGAGGCGCATCTTGATTGAGATTCAGTACAAAAAACCTCGCGAGCTGGGCGATCACAGTGAACGTCAAGTAAAACTAGATGGTCTGAAATTAATTTAGAGATTTCTACGGTGGTGTTTCCCGTAGGTCAAACGCAATTTCGGGATGTTAAACCTTATTTACTGCACGAGCGCCGTAAAAAAGGGGGGTTGTCGAATTGAGCAGGATATCAATTCTGTCAGACTTGCTTACGCGTAAATGCCAACAAATGCAGGTTAGAGGTGCCAGAGAGTGGTTGCTTAACAGTGCGATTATAATTTCCTTGTGTTCAGGTCACAACTTACAGTTCCGTTTTAGGGCACCACCAGGAGGGCGCTACTGCTCGAACTTTATGCTGCGTATGTCTACTTGTGCTGGCTTGCAGTAGACCAGATAGTCTCTCTTCACAATCTCCTTCATGACAACATGGCGTTGCCTGCGAACCGCAGCTCCATGTGTTATAGCTGGAGTGTAATAAGGGCTCGGGGGGATTTGTGACACGTGGGATTATTTTCGAACGGCACGTGCAGAATGTACAAAGTCATAAAATAGTTCAGTATCGCCAAAATCCTTGCTACAAAATTTCGTCCAAAGCGCAGGCAAACAAGGTTCAACTCAGAGGGTACTCAGGGAGCAGAAAGAGAACTCGAAATTTTCGAAGCTGTTTTGAAAGCGCTGGCGATGATTGCTGATGCCGCAAACGAAAGCGCCAAACACGTTGGGTTTGCTTCTCTGCACACCATCGTGACTACGTTGGGGCGGCTGACCGAATATCAGCTGGAATGGCTTCTGCGCATGACAGCAGTGCCACGTAAAAAAGCTGCACGCCAGACTGAAATATTTTCGCATTCGGGCAGCACGTCTACTTTCACATATCAACATTGGCTTTTACCACCTCTGCGAACATCATGCCGGCAACCGACTTTATCCAGACGGTTACTGAAAGGCTTCTCCATTCCAAGCCGTTGCATCTTCTGTAGCGTTGTCGGCTCGAGGGAGATAACGGCGCGAATGCAAGCCGCACCACCACTAGCCACTTGTGTAGTGCGTTGAAATATGACGCTTGCCATCGGGGCAGGCATGGCGTCGCGGAGTTCCAATTTTTTTGTGTTCTATGTCCAACCGGTGTTCGGTGTCTAAAGCATAATATTAGGAACGTTTTTGAGAGTTGGGATTGACTGAAAATTCATCTTTATTCGGCATATTGAGGTAACTTTATTTCGGACCTTGTGGGTGTGCAGATGTTTTGGTTTTTGATTCCAGGCTGGCTGAACTTTAATGGCTTAAGGTTGCCATATGCTAGGATTTCAAGTAATTTTGTTGTCTCTCTATGCAGCTGAAGTCTGCTCAGAAGACATCGCAAATCCGCAGCTTCCAGGACCCTTGCATTTGCGATGCACGGCCCATCATAGACTTGGTAGATGCCATCAACCCTGGATGCATCAACTATGCGCAAGTGCTCAATGCAACAAACCAGGTATGTACTTTTATTTTCTGGAACTGGCACAGGGCTGCGCCACTTTCatgaaaataagaatggtttctGAAACTTGCCACTGATCATTTGCAGAGTGGTGGTAGGAAGAATTCAGCCATGATAGTGCACCCTCTAAGCATGGTGTTCAGTACACTATAATGGCCACTTTACTGCTAGTGTCTTTCAGTAAAACACTGTCGCTGCGATCACTCTTGTCTGCGCTGATGTCGGGGATATGAAACTGCTCTCGTTCCCTGTCTTGTCCATATTTCATTCGCAGTGTTTTTGTGAAAAAGCTACGAAATCTGTCTGCTTTGCATTTGCTAGCCTTGTGACTTGAAAGTATACTTAAGTCAGTGTGTAGTTTGAGTTAAACAAGTAAAATTTGGAGGCAGCAATcctctttatttttttgcagtgGGCATTATATGGCTGATTGTGATAAGCCCTCATGTTTCGCAAACTCCCCATTCAGGATTGACAAATGGGATTGACATGTGTACAATGCCTCACATTTTCTGCAGGAGGAGCGCCTGGCCAATGCCAAGTATGCAATCTCGATGGCTCGAAAGCTAGGGGCACGCATCTATGCTCTGCCGGAAGACATTGCCGAGGGCAAACACAAGATGGTCATGACGGTCTTTGCCTGCCTCATGGCTAGGGACTACATACCTGGACAGAAGCAGGACCAACAGCAGGAACAGTAGTGCCCTTTCTCCATCCACAGATGCCATTTAGACCCATTGCGGTCTTCCCTGATATTGGGGCGAGCTCGGCTCCATGTGGCCTGTGTTCAAATTGAATGCTGCTCTGGCCATTCGCTCTGTTATGTGGCATTACAGCTCAGTGTTTTGGCCTGAGAGAGACTAATTTCAGGATGAGATGGCTCAATGTACTTAGAATTTGGAAGTGCTTCGTCGCACAAACTCAGACATTTGAAATTGTGGTGCTGAAGACTGAGAGCTGCAAGTTGTTCTTCATTAGAGAGGAAGGGATGGTGCAGTTGACGTAACACACACGTAGGGTGTTTAGGAACAGAACAAACACACTAAAAACATGATGGGTGTTGGCCTGCTTATTGAAATACTTGGGACATTTTCTTGGTTGGTTTTTacattcttgtttttcttttgcaggcATGTGACTATCATTCCTAGGGTATATATCTGACCAACACTTGTTTTGATTACATCAAGTATGTGTGACTAAGGACAAAACAGCTGCAGCTGAAAGGCATGCTAAtaacattgacagcatgtccatTGTTTTACTAGTGAGGTGAAATCATTAATAAGCCGCCTCAGTTGCTACTTTTATTAAATACCTAATGTCCTGGCTTTGGTGGAGCACTTGTAGAATACCTGGTTTACTTTACACATTTGCTGAAAGAAAAATTTAATTGCCGGAAGAATCCACTGCCATTTACCTTGGCATtgctttgtagcgatagctacattacggtagcatttcgagccttcagcgtggcggtgctacctcgctgtcacgtggttggtaacgtagtgcggagcagctgcgggtggcgcagcgccgtggctgatcacgtggttcgtcacgtggttggtcacgtggccaagttccactcggccagctgtagctatcgcatcactccaggtttaacaagagctaaaccaccgccaatttttttatctcATTGGATAAACCCTGGAACTCTCCTACTTCTTACTTTTCCTAAGGCCAAATTTAATTTTGGAATCAGATTGCCACTTGCCTATTCGTTTTCTTCACTGACATTCATTTGTGGCCATTTTTATGCCTATAGACTCAGTTCTTCACGAACGTTTGACCATTGTTCCGCACTTGAAAGAAGTTGTCATTGAAAGCATTTATACAGCTTAGAAAATAGTCCTTCAAACCAGTTAGCCATTCCTACATCTCCAGTTTGGTAGTCTGTTTGTACAAGCAGTGTTTGCAGTTTTTACCTTAATGGCTGAATAATGCAGTGAGCTGACAAACTGTTGTCCATTCATTTACCATAAAGTGCTTTTGATTGGTGGTGAAAAAATGATCAATCATCGATCTATTCTAATGTCCTGTGCTTTGATCCACAAAATGTTAGCAACATACAAGGTTAACGCTCGACGTGCCCTCTTTATTTACTCTTCTGCTAAGGTGCATGTGTATACTGTACATAATTGTTTGTTGTAATCCTTTTTTTGTCTTTGTATGGTGTGAATGATATTCACGAATTCCATTTCTTCACTTCTGATTTTTCCTGGAAAAACTAATTTACAATTTTACTGATGCCAGATTTTGACCACATTTCTAATGCTTGGCTGTTTGTTTTGGCTGTAAATTTGTTAAATGTCCTTGTGTATGTTCATTTCAATGTGTGGGCTTCCGACATGAAAGGCCTTAATTGTGTTAGTAGACTGAGACAGATGAAGTggttatatatacatatatatatatttctgctGTTAAGCTCATACAG containing:
- the Fim gene encoding plastin-2 fimbrin isoform X1, yielding MATSPSTWEEQSELTCEQLQLWPPENVAATKLHEELLSKGYVELSSLRDALATVGFKLPQWKVRQMIEDMERRRGALAEPGRLSLAEFEQIYTELRGQEVSAGFKAMLSKKENVQTLGGMSEASSEGTTHSVRHEERAAFSDWINRNLGSDPDLAHLLPIEVPGEKLYERVKDGILLCKMINHSCPETIDERAINKKGLTVYTKHENLTLALSSAQSIGCNIVNIDAHDLARGKPHLVLGLLWQIIKIGLFNQITLQHCPGLVQLVKPGEDMAHLLHLAPEAILLRWVNYHLERAGTKRRLTNFTSDVRDSEIYTILLRQIAPVGSGVTVEAMREPDLLQRAEVMLQQADKINCRSFLSPQDVVDGVYKLNVAFVANLFNNHPALDVPEDGNALEGLEGLEETREEKTYRNWMNSMGVSPYVNWLYSDLADGLIIFQLFDVIKPGLVNWTRVHRIFSRLKGFMERLENCNYAVELGRKQGFSLVGVAGQDLLEGNATLTLALVWQLMRAYTLSVLTQLAGTGHPIVEQEIVQWANGKLKSAQKTSQIRSFQDPCICDARPIIDLVDAINPGCINYAQVLNATNQEERLANAKYAISMARKLGARIYALPEDIAEGKHKMVMTVFACLMARDYIPGQKQDQQQEQ
- the Fim gene encoding plastin-2 fimbrin isoform X2, coding for MAGTRQSLILTDEQRDELGGQFDTLSKGYVELSSLRDALATVGFKLPQWKVRQMIEDMERRRGALAEPGRLSLAEFEQIYTELRGQEVSAGFKAMLSKKENVQTLGGMSEASSEGTTHSVRHEERAAFSDWINRNLGSDPDLAHLLPIEVPGEKLYERVKDGILLCKMINHSCPETIDERAINKKGLTVYTKHENLTLALSSAQSIGCNIVNIDAHDLARGKPHLVLGLLWQIIKIGLFNQITLQHCPGLVQLVKPGEDMAHLLHLAPEAILLRWVNYHLERAGTKRRLTNFTSDVRDSEIYTILLRQIAPVGSGVTVEAMREPDLLQRAEVMLQQADKINCRSFLSPQDVVDGVYKLNVAFVANLFNNHPALDVPEDGNALEGLEGLEETREEKTYRNWMNSMGVSPYVNWLYSDLADGLIIFQLFDVIKPGLVNWTRVHRIFSRLKGFMERLENCNYAVELGRKQGFSLVGVAGQDLLEGNATLTLALVWQLMRAYTLSVLTQLAGTGHPIVEQEIVQWANGKLKSAQKTSQIRSFQDPCICDARPIIDLVDAINPGCINYAQVLNATNQEERLANAKYAISMARKLGARIYALPEDIAEGKHKMVMTVFACLMARDYIPGQKQDQQQEQ